From one Acidibrevibacterium fodinaquatile genomic stretch:
- a CDS encoding histidine phosphotransferase family protein, translated as MTANASSLLLAELVAARLCHDFSGLIGTLGGALESVEGGATAEDDEALEMAREAAAALGLRLRLWRGAWTGLSEEMTIPDLFTLLAASPAARRVRLESAGIPEDVAFAPEDARVILNVLILAAESAGEGGGVLLAGQPDGDLAVMLEGRAATWPPGLAAWLADDAAALAACDQPRVIQGVLTALIARASGASLSLLFATGPGGGPAPLLIRLAGV; from the coding sequence ATGACAGCGAATGCGTCGTCCCTGCTATTGGCGGAATTGGTGGCGGCCCGGCTCTGCCATGATTTCAGTGGCTTGATCGGGACGCTGGGCGGCGCTTTGGAAAGCGTCGAGGGCGGGGCGACGGCCGAGGATGACGAGGCGCTCGAGATGGCGCGCGAGGCGGCGGCGGCGCTCGGCTTGCGGCTGCGCCTCTGGCGGGGGGCGTGGACGGGGCTGAGCGAAGAGATGACCATCCCCGATCTCTTCACTTTGCTCGCGGCCTCGCCGGCGGCGCGCCGGGTGCGGCTGGAGAGCGCCGGCATCCCCGAAGACGTCGCTTTCGCGCCCGAGGATGCGCGGGTGATCCTCAATGTTCTGATCCTCGCCGCCGAATCCGCCGGCGAGGGGGGCGGGGTTCTGCTTGCCGGGCAGCCGGACGGTGATCTCGCCGTCATGCTCGAGGGCCGGGCGGCGACCTGGCCGCCGGGTCTCGCCGCTTGGCTCGCCGATGACGCGGCGGCCCTGGCCGCGTGTGATCAGCCGCGCGTGATCCAAGGGGTGCTCACCGCCCTGATCGCCCGCGCCAGTGGCGCGAGCCTCTCGCTTTTGTTTGCAACGGGCCCTGGCGGTGGTCCGGCGCCGCTGTTGATCCGCCTGGCCGGCGTCTAG
- a CDS encoding DUF1013 domain-containing protein, with protein MPLPLMPKATAVWLIEKTALTFEQIADFCGLHPLEVQAIADGEVAQGIVGYDPVANHQVTLEEIRRCEADPTARLTLLPVSNPVPRRARGARYTPVAKRNDRPDAIAFLLRNFPQLSDAQISKLLGTTKETIHKVRDRAHWNSANIKPRDPVILGLCSQTDLHAMVTQANERLAREGQAVPPPPSPEQLREEDEAA; from the coding sequence ATGCCCCTTCCCCTGATGCCGAAAGCCACCGCCGTGTGGCTGATCGAAAAAACCGCCCTGACCTTTGAGCAGATCGCCGATTTCTGCGGCCTCCATCCGCTCGAAGTGCAGGCGATCGCCGATGGCGAGGTCGCGCAGGGGATCGTCGGTTACGATCCGGTCGCCAATCACCAAGTCACGCTCGAGGAGATCCGCCGCTGCGAGGCCGATCCCACGGCGCGGCTGACGCTTTTGCCGGTCAGCAACCCGGTGCCGCGCCGTGCCCGCGGGGCCCGTTACACGCCGGTTGCCAAGCGCAATGACCGCCCGGACGCGATCGCCTTCCTCTTGCGCAATTTCCCGCAACTCAGCGACGCGCAGATCAGCAAGCTGCTCGGCACCACCAAGGAGACCATCCACAAGGTGCGCGACCGCGCCCATTGGAACAGCGCCAATATCAAGCCGCGCGATCCGGTGATCCTTGGCCTTTGCAGCCAGACCGATCTGCACGCCATGGTGACGCAGGCCAATGAGCGCTTGGCGCGGGAAGGGCAAGCGGTGCCGCCGCCGCCCAGCCCCGAGCAGTTGCGAGAGGAAGACGAAGCCGCCTGA
- a CDS encoding acetate--CoA ligase family protein has translation MTDAARPLYTHAQLRRLLDPQSVALVGASERAGSFGDRVASNMAGFRGRLHLVNARYREIGGKPCYPSLAALPEVPDCVVSAVAREAVEPVLEEAASLGVGGAVVFASGYAETAKPGRAAEQARLQALARTRAMPIIGPNCLGIVNYLSGAAMTFSAVPRQGEVAPHAVGIISQSGALGFALALAVAHGTAVSHVLTSGNSCDVDMADYVAYLADDPACRAIACLFEGMASPRRLLDAARRAAERGKVVVAHKIAVGESGAAAALSHTGSLAGSDAAYRAAFARAGIVVVDQFEALMETAAFFAKAPAPRGAGIAVVAASGGAAIMAADKAEIHGVPLPQPAPATRAVLEARIPEFGSPRNPCDVTAQVLTDPESLNACAKALLDDPAYAALVVPSVYAYEPVVRRILAFDALAATAGKFACTIWVNEHLEGPGAREAETAAHTALFRSTDRCFAALAAWLARPAAPHGLTPAERLVPAAVRDEVAAALAKEGGAIIGEARAKALLARYGIPVVGEVGADDAEGAVAAAERLGFPVALKVAAPDLAHKTEIGGVRLGLRDAGAVREAAAEVLAAAKRAGVGGAGLLVQRMIPAGLEIMLGARVDPLFGPLVVVGLGGVFVELLHDSVVDLAPVSLAGARAMLERLRGARLLDGFRGAPAIDRDRLAAIIARFSEFAADHAAHYREIDLNPLIAAGGEIVAVDALIVAKAGG, from the coding sequence ATGACCGATGCCGCACGGCCGCTCTACACCCACGCCCAGCTTCGCCGCCTCCTTGACCCGCAAAGCGTCGCCCTGGTCGGCGCGAGCGAACGCGCGGGGTCATTCGGCGACCGGGTGGCGAGCAATATGGCCGGGTTTCGCGGCCGCCTTCATCTGGTGAATGCCCGCTATCGGGAGATCGGCGGCAAGCCCTGCTATCCCTCGCTCGCCGCCCTGCCCGAGGTGCCGGATTGCGTCGTGAGCGCGGTCGCGCGCGAGGCGGTTGAGCCGGTGCTCGAAGAGGCCGCGTCGCTCGGCGTCGGCGGCGCCGTCGTCTTCGCCTCTGGCTACGCCGAGACCGCGAAACCCGGGCGCGCCGCCGAGCAGGCGCGGCTTCAGGCGCTGGCGCGCACGCGCGCGATGCCGATTATCGGCCCGAATTGTCTCGGCATCGTGAATTACCTCTCGGGCGCGGCGATGACGTTCTCGGCGGTGCCGCGCCAAGGGGAGGTCGCGCCGCACGCGGTCGGGATCATCAGCCAGTCGGGCGCGCTCGGCTTCGCGCTCGCGCTCGCCGTCGCTCACGGCACCGCGGTGAGCCATGTCCTGACCTCGGGCAATTCCTGCGACGTCGATATGGCCGATTATGTCGCCTATCTCGCCGACGACCCGGCCTGCCGCGCCATCGCCTGTCTCTTCGAAGGGATGGCCTCACCGCGCCGGCTGCTCGATGCAGCACGCCGCGCCGCCGAGCGCGGCAAGGTGGTGGTCGCGCACAAGATCGCGGTCGGCGAAAGCGGTGCGGCGGCGGCGCTTTCTCATACCGGCTCGCTCGCCGGCTCAGATGCCGCCTATCGCGCCGCCTTCGCCCGCGCCGGCATCGTCGTCGTCGATCAGTTCGAGGCTTTGATGGAAACCGCCGCGTTTTTCGCGAAGGCGCCGGCCCCGCGCGGCGCCGGCATCGCCGTCGTTGCGGCCTCTGGCGGGGCCGCGATCATGGCCGCCGACAAGGCCGAAATCCATGGCGTGCCGCTGCCGCAGCCAGCACCCGCAACCCGCGCCGTTCTCGAAGCGCGCATCCCCGAGTTCGGCTCGCCGCGCAACCCGTGTGACGTCACCGCGCAGGTGCTGACCGATCCCGAAAGCCTCAACGCCTGCGCCAAGGCGCTGCTCGACGACCCCGCCTATGCCGCGCTCGTGGTGCCCTCGGTCTATGCCTATGAGCCGGTGGTGCGGCGCATTCTGGCGTTCGATGCCTTGGCGGCGACGGCGGGGAAATTCGCCTGCACGATTTGGGTCAACGAGCATCTCGAAGGCCCCGGCGCGCGCGAGGCGGAGACCGCCGCTCATACCGCGCTGTTTCGCTCGACCGATCGCTGCTTCGCCGCCCTCGCCGCGTGGCTCGCGCGGCCGGCGGCGCCGCACGGGCTCACCCCGGCCGAGCGCTTGGTTCCGGCCGCGGTGCGCGATGAGGTCGCGGCCGCGCTGGCCAAGGAGGGGGGTGCGATCATCGGCGAGGCGCGGGCCAAGGCGCTGCTCGCGCGCTATGGCATTCCGGTGGTCGGCGAAGTGGGCGCTGATGACGCCGAGGGCGCGGTGGCGGCGGCCGAGCGGCTCGGCTTTCCGGTCGCCCTCAAGGTTGCGGCGCCCGATCTTGCGCACAAGACCGAGATCGGTGGGGTGCGGCTTGGTCTTCGCGATGCTGGGGCGGTGCGCGAAGCGGCGGCCGAGGTGCTGGCGGCGGCAAAGCGGGCGGGGGTTGGTGGCGCTGGGCTCCTGGTGCAGCGGATGATCCCGGCCGGGCTCGAAATCATGCTCGGGGCGCGCGTCGATCCGCTGTTCGGGCCGCTGGTCGTGGTCGGGCTCGGGGGTGTGTTCGTCGAATTGCTGCACGATAGCGTCGTCGATCTCGCGCCCGTTTCGCTGGCCGGGGCGCGCGCGATGCTCGAGCGGCTGCGCGGGGCAAGGCTGCTCGATGGGTTTCGCGGCGCGCCGGCAATCGATCGCGACCGGCTGGCTGCCATCATCGCGCGGTTTTCCGAATTCGCCGCCGACCATGCCGCGCATTATCGCGAAATCGATCTCAACCCGCTGATCGCCGCCGGGGGCGAGATCGTCGCGGTCGATGCGCTGATCGTCGCGAAAGCGGGCGGGTGA
- the moaA gene encoding GTP 3',8-cyclase MoaA yields the protein MRDPFGRDITYLRVSVTDRCDFRCVYCMAEDMTFLPKADILSLEELERLCGAFIALGVTKLRITGGEPLVRRDVMRLIDALGARLGHGLEELTLTTNASQLARFAEPLRAAGVRRINVSLDTLNAATFTAITRWGRIERTLDGIFAAKAAGLAVKINMVALKGVNEDEIDTMIAWCGEHGFDLCLIETMPLGEIEGDRTAQYLPLSLVRARLARRWTLTPSDYRTGGPARYETIGETGRRIGFITPLTHNFCESCNRVRLTCTGTLFMCLGQEDAADLRAVLRRETSDDALSDAILAAIARKPKGHDFIIDRDHRRPALARHMSMTGG from the coding sequence ATGCGCGATCCGTTCGGCCGCGATATCACCTATCTCCGCGTATCGGTCACCGACCGCTGCGACTTTCGCTGCGTCTATTGCATGGCGGAGGACATGACCTTCCTGCCGAAGGCGGACATCCTCTCGCTCGAAGAGTTGGAGCGGCTGTGCGGCGCCTTCATCGCGCTCGGGGTCACCAAACTCCGCATCACCGGCGGCGAGCCGCTGGTCCGGCGCGATGTCATGCGCCTCATCGACGCGCTCGGCGCACGGCTCGGCCACGGCCTCGAGGAGCTGACCCTCACCACCAACGCAAGCCAGCTCGCGCGCTTTGCCGAGCCGCTCCGCGCCGCCGGGGTGCGGCGGATCAATGTCAGCCTCGATACGCTGAACGCCGCGACCTTCACCGCCATCACCCGCTGGGGCCGGATCGAGCGGACGCTGGATGGCATCTTCGCCGCCAAGGCCGCCGGTCTCGCGGTCAAGATCAACATGGTCGCGCTCAAGGGGGTGAACGAGGACGAAATCGATACCATGATCGCTTGGTGCGGCGAGCATGGCTTCGACCTCTGCCTGATCGAGACCATGCCGCTCGGCGAAATCGAGGGCGACCGCACGGCGCAATATCTGCCGCTGTCGCTGGTGCGCGCGCGGCTTGCCCGGCGCTGGACGCTGACGCCGAGCGATTACCGCACCGGCGGGCCGGCGCGCTATGAGACGATCGGCGAAACCGGCCGGCGGATCGGCTTCATCACGCCGCTTACGCATAATTTCTGCGAATCCTGCAACCGCGTGCGCCTGACCTGCACCGGCACGCTGTTTATGTGCCTCGGCCAGGAGGATGCCGCCGATCTCCGCGCCGTCTTACGCCGCGAGACGAGCGATGACGCGCTTTCGGACGCGATCCTGGCGGCGATCGCGCGCAAGCCCAAGGGCCATGATTTCATTATCGACCGCGATCATCGCCGCCCCGCGCTCGCCCGCCATATGAGCATGACCGGCGGCTGA
- a CDS encoding YdcH family protein, giving the protein MMNDRDSLLRQLHELRSEHRDLDTVIALLVSQTATDQLHLLRLKKRKLLLKDEITRLESRLIPDQTA; this is encoded by the coding sequence ATGATGAACGACCGCGATTCCCTGTTGCGCCAACTGCATGAACTGCGCAGCGAACATCGTGATCTCGACACCGTCATCGCCCTTCTGGTCAGCCAGACGGCGACCGACCAACTCCATCTGCTGCGGTTGAAAAAACGCAAACTGCTTCTAAAAGACGAAATCACCCGCCTTGAAAGCCGCCTCATTCCCGACCAGACGGCGTAA
- a CDS encoding TetR/AcrR family transcriptional regulator — protein sequence MPDRDMPPLDHRLPSRRAPGFDARRAVIREQAAALFARDGYQRASLAGLARSLGVTANGISNYYSSKEDLLYAILDSHLVALLAAVERADDETLAPRPRLEALAGGYLTTIAGPAANGHRLLREAARFLPAARREDLRTRERWLLALFSTALAAAAPQCAAALLSPLALSLFAMLNEAPRWLQPRDEAAEALSLAAYASLATRAVLAAAR from the coding sequence ATGCCCGACCGCGACATGCCTCCCCTCGATCACCGCCTGCCAAGCCGCCGCGCCCCCGGCTTTGACGCCCGCCGCGCGGTGATCCGCGAGCAGGCGGCGGCGCTGTTCGCGCGCGATGGCTATCAGCGCGCCTCCCTCGCCGGCCTCGCCCGCTCGCTCGGCGTCACCGCCAATGGCATCAGCAATTATTATTCCTCGAAGGAGGATCTGCTTTATGCCATCCTCGATTCGCATCTCGTGGCGCTGCTCGCCGCCGTCGAGCGGGCCGATGACGAGACCCTGGCGCCGCGCCCGCGGCTTGAGGCGCTCGCCGGCGGCTATCTCACGACCATCGCCGGGCCGGCTGCCAACGGCCATCGTCTGTTGCGCGAGGCGGCGCGGTTTCTCCCCGCGGCCCGGCGCGAGGATCTCCGTACCCGCGAACGCTGGCTGCTCGCCTTGTTCAGCACGGCGCTGGCCGCCGCCGCGCCGCAGTGCGCCGCCGCCCTGCTGTCGCCGCTGGCCTTGTCGCTATTTGCGATGCTGAACGAGGCGCCGCGCTGGCTCCAGCCGCGAGACGAGGCGGCGGAGGCGCTGAGCCTTGCGGCTTACGCGTCGCTCGCCACCCGCGCCGTGCTCGCCGCCGCGCGCTGA
- a CDS encoding DUF465 domain-containing protein produces MSLDGRLGALKERHADLELRIVEEDHRPRPDSDALLRLKLEKLRIKEQIERLRETLD; encoded by the coding sequence ATGAGTCTGGATGGACGCCTCGGTGCCCTCAAGGAGCGCCACGCTGATCTTGAGTTGCGTATCGTCGAAGAAGATCATCGTCCACGACCCGATAGCGATGCTCTGTTGCGTCTGAAGCTCGAGAAATTACGAATCAAGGAGCAGATCGAGCGCTTGCGCGAGACGCTCGACTAA
- the purE gene encoding 5-(carboxyamino)imidazole ribonucleotide mutase: MMIDSPGPTPAGLAPSGALVGVIMGSQSDWPTLRHASDTLAALGIAHECRIVSAHRTPDRLAEYARTASARGLRVIIAGAGGAAHLPGMAAAWTGLPVLGVPMESQALKGLDSLLSIVQMPAGIPVGTLAIGRAGAVNAALLAAAILALGDAGLAARLAAFRAAQTESVATAPVDTPEGT; the protein is encoded by the coding sequence ATGATGATCGATAGTCCCGGCCCAACGCCCGCCGGCCTCGCCCCGAGCGGCGCGCTCGTTGGGGTGATCATGGGGAGCCAGTCGGACTGGCCGACACTCCGCCATGCGAGCGACACCTTGGCCGCGCTCGGCATCGCCCATGAATGCCGCATCGTCTCCGCCCATCGCACCCCGGACCGGCTCGCCGAATACGCGCGCACCGCGAGCGCGCGCGGCCTGCGGGTGATCATCGCCGGCGCCGGCGGGGCGGCGCATCTGCCCGGCATGGCCGCCGCCTGGACGGGGCTCCCGGTCCTCGGCGTGCCGATGGAATCGCAGGCGCTGAAGGGGCTCGATAGCCTGCTCTCGATCGTCCAAATGCCGGCCGGAATCCCGGTCGGAACCCTCGCCATCGGCCGCGCCGGGGCGGTGAACGCAGCCCTGCTCGCCGCCGCCATCCTCGCGCTCGGCGATGCTGGGCTCGCAGCCCGGCTCGCCGCGTTCCGCGCCGCGCAAACCGAAAGCGTCGCGACCGCGCCGGTCGACACGCCAGAAGGGACGTAA
- a CDS encoding DUF3553 domain-containing protein → MAPDQTSPIEPGQWVRNPARPEWGIGQVQSAIGDRVTVNFEHIGKILVNIASVPLDVIAEDEH, encoded by the coding sequence ATGGCGCCCGACCAGACCTCACCGATCGAACCCGGCCAATGGGTCCGCAATCCTGCCCGGCCGGAATGGGGAATCGGCCAGGTGCAATCCGCGATCGGCGATCGGGTCACGGTCAATTTCGAGCACATTGGCAAAATTCTGGTGAACATTGCCAGCGTGCCGCTCGACGTCATCGCCGAGGACGAGCACTAA
- a CDS encoding DUF2244 domain-containing protein gives MSERVTDAPMFEAVIVPHRSLSRRGLAGLIVAVAGASGLTALLFFLLGAWPVAGFSGAEILLAVILIRAHARVARESEVVLLSERRLRVIHTDRKGGRREMALDPSWLRAELQERPGRVPALLLVGGRRRHEIAARLGEAEKRDLAAALAEALHAWRNPRFDNPQLREPDFRTALP, from the coding sequence ATGAGTGAGAGGGTCACGGACGCGCCGATGTTCGAAGCGGTGATCGTGCCGCATCGCAGCCTGTCGCGGCGCGGTCTTGCCGGGCTGATCGTCGCCGTCGCCGGCGCCAGCGGGTTGACGGCGTTGCTGTTCTTTCTGCTCGGGGCGTGGCCGGTTGCGGGATTTAGCGGCGCCGAAATTCTCCTCGCCGTCATCCTGATCCGCGCCCATGCCCGGGTTGCGCGCGAGAGCGAGGTGGTGCTGCTCTCCGAGCGTCGGCTGCGCGTGATCCACACCGACCGTAAAGGCGGGCGGCGCGAGATGGCGCTCGATCCCTCCTGGCTCCGCGCCGAGTTGCAGGAACGCCCGGGGCGGGTGCCGGCGCTTTTGCTCGTCGGCGGGCGGCGGCGGCATGAAATCGCGGCACGGCTGGGGGAGGCGGAAAAACGCGACCTCGCCGCGGCGCTGGCCGAAGCGCTGCACGCCTGGCGCAACCCGCGTTTCGACAATCCGCAGCTCCGCGAGCCGGATTTTCGCACCGCGCTGCCGTGA